The Hermetia illucens chromosome 2, iHerIll2.2.curated.20191125, whole genome shotgun sequence genomic interval AAGCTGGTGCGGAAAATACACCTTTTGGATGCAGCGGAAAGCATATGTATCATCAAAGAACGGAGGCAGGTAACCTTAAATCACGATGAAGGAAACTGCCGAACAAGCTTGGTAAAAAAGGTATGcagcaaataataaaaaatagggGAAAAAATGAGAACAAtgggaaaaatgaaaaacaattacAGAGTAGTTAGTAGAATTAAAATCTACCGTCTAAATAGGGTTAGTTTAAGACAGATTaattaattaggtactagcactgatgaaggaggcacgtggtctccgaaacaattgtatgcgaaaggagaataaaaaaaaaaataccgtataaggaacaatacctagttcttttcttaatttacacagtatatctaataggcagtacccacactcaatggTCCCGAACTTATTAATGTACTCGCATTGTGGAACTTTAAACATcatagtccccccccccccatcttgCACTATCTACCTCTGGTTTAGTGCCCAAGATGTATACGAATAAACTGCCCAATCCATGCGACCATGGGAACTATGTTGGGCAAACTTACCAGAAATGCAACAGTCCTGCTCATGCGGAGACGTGAACCAAAACGCTAttaggattgtttaaaccacaCCAAGACGAACCTTAGGATCATACACTGCAGCCTAAACTACCAACTACCTGAGCAAGCTAGCGATATCTGGGAACACTACCTGCAAGTTCTGTGGAGAGGGTGACGATAcctccatacatattctgagtCAACGTCTCATACTTCAGCAAAGTGTGTTAATGCACCAGAATGTCATTGAATTAATTGACAAACGATAGTTGATAGGAACGCCATAACTATCAAATTGGTACAATAGTCCCTTAGAGAGTAGTGTAAACGCTTGTTACCattggtattattattattatatcgaaTGAAGCAAACGAAGTGCAAACTGAATAGACAGCTCATCCATCCGTACCTATAAAACAATCAGCAGACTTGAGTTATGTTACGATTGTAGAACTTTGGACTTAACTCGGGCTTCCGAACGATTGCAGGGAAGGTGCTGAGAAGAATTATTGCAGAATTCGAGAAGAAGACAGATGTGTTCAACACAATAAAATTAAGATGGGTAACTTGAACATACCCAAAACAGTGTGATGACGTATTGCCTAAAGGGGTTCAACGTGGGGTCTGAAGTATTCAAAGGACACCTCTCCCCCCTCCactttcccgagcctggcttaCATAGAGTCAAGCAAGCGCGTGTCAACGGAAGATTTTTGTGGACCTTCACATTTGTGGGTGGACCGTCATGGTCACTTTCGtcaaatttttatgtttttgggatagttctccgcttttggtcgtctccggcacTCCGGATGGCCTTTGCCCATCGTCTAATCACATTCTCAATTACAAGCGCCCAAGGAGAAAACGGGAGCTTCagattgaattgaaaactcAGAAAACGATGAGGGATTCAATCATTCCGCGACTGTTTATTAAGTGTAAAGAACCGGTGAAAGTGGTATGACCACGAGACGAGACACACGAGAAGACAAAGCGGAAGGGTGATTCCTTTGACATACTTTTCTTCTCGATCACtacaaaaaaagaaggaaattatACCAAGCGAGCTTGCCAGCCTTCCTTTGGGAAACAAAGGAAAGGGGTTAGAAAAAGAGCTTCTTATACTGAAGTAGTACAAAAACCCCAGAAGTTAATGGATACCTGGATTCTTATATAGAATTCAAAATTTCAGAGAACAACACAATAAGTTGGGTTGCTCCGGTGGCAAATTTAGCGGCCTGTTAGAAGGATTTTTCAATTCGTCTCTAAATTGTATCTTTCgtatgaaaatataaaaagaatcaATCTTTAAATAGATTGAAACTACTTAGGAAATTCGAAAACtatgagaaaataaaatataaaaaattatatGTACTTACTTAGTTGGTGCATAGGCGTCTATCGGTTGCCGCAGAATATCCGACTGTGTTTCTGACACAAATCCTTCGTTGTCATGTCCATACTACAAATATTTGCATATTATTTCcgttcctttttttgtttttttttttgttcacttaCCACATTTGTTGGAGCCTTACTTATGATGAATGTTTGTACGAAGAAGTAAGACAGTAATGCAACGTTGATAACCCATAGGACGAAACCACGTAACGCGATGATCATCAttgatattgatgatgtcaTTCCGGCGAGGAGGACTGATGCTACTTCTGGGCTGTCATCGAAGTACAAAGCAGTTCTGGCGACAGCCAAAATTTCTCCGTAATCAAGCCCAAAGAGAACACCTAATCCTAAATCCATTGCGCTTATAGCCAGTGTTATGAGAACCCATATCAGGAGTATTGTGTTTAGTAAGACAAGTCGGTTTGTGGCAACCTCTAGAATTGGAGCGATTAGAAGGGTTTAGTAAACATTCCATGAGTGTAAGAAACGACGAATTCATACTTCGCATTAAACTTGCTGAACTACAAAACCACAGTATGTGTATTGCAAAATATACCCAGACCCATGTGTTAACCTGCTGGTAGTCGAGTCTTAATGCGATTTTGTCAAGTGAGTTGAAATCAATTTTGGAACTGGAACCACAGGTTCCAAAATACATGTGATAGAACGTTTGCTGTGTAATGGCTGCCACTGACTGATCTTCTGAATTGACTTTATCAAATGCACAGTAATGCGCCGTGATGCCCATTATGGATAAACCGAGCCACCCCAAAGACTGCAGCTGAAgttacaaaattaaaaattggttAATATAATCAGTACAAATTATGAAGCGCTGATCATATCTACATACATACTATGCTTTCAAAAAATGTATGATACAATGTGGAGAATAATCAATACCGCACGCTTAGCTCATTAACTAAACAAAAGTGCAAATAAAAATTGCTAGTGATATTATTACATTCCGAATTATTCATCATTTACTCACTCCATTCATGCAATATAAAAATTGAAGCCGTCGGGAAAGCCATAATCAAATAAATCGATATTGGACCCATtatgtgatatcatattttaAAATTACGGCTTTATGTCATGGTTGGAATTTTTCACGCATTAAAATGTTCGGATAATTGATTACTATGACGCCTACAATAATAACAAGTTtgaatcaaaattttgaaacgatccgaaattttcaatttcagattTTGTATTTGCTGAAGTCATCCATCATACCCATCTTTTTCAACAGGCCACAGGAGTAACTTATAGATATTGGAGAACTTTTAAACAGATATATTGGAATCTTTCGCAATTAAATTCGATAAAAACCTATGATATGATATTTCCGAATTGCTATAAAGCGTAACAAAAGAATCTGTGACGCAAGATAGATTAAAGTCTTAAAGATTCCAAGGTGGCTGGAATATTCGCGgaattcttttcattttggCTTAAAATACCGAAAGTACAAAAATTATCCGTTGATTAGATAAGCTACACTTTGTTGAAGCATACAGTCGAAAATAGTATTATTGTTGTACTTCCCCCCATATAGGGTTGAGTCAAACTGAAAGGGTTGAGGTAAACCCCAGGCAAGTGGAAGCTACGAACAGAGTGAGATAGCGTCTGGAAAACTGCTTCTCCCTTAGAAAGAAGAGCTGCTTGTCTTTCTTTGAGAGCGCCCTTACACTATGGTATTACTAAACCCCTTGAtagattttaattgaaattttagatAATTTACCTCAGGCTGGGTCATCAGCTCATTGATCATTGCGATGATGCCAAACCGTCCACCTAGGACCTCTCAAACCAGGCGCGAAAATGTGGAGGAGGTCTCTCTTGTTTCTTTGTACCGAGAAAGTTACCGGCGCTCTAGTATACGTTACCGTTTTTcaagagcaaccacctcccttggctcaatgggaatcattcccgcaattACCACCATGGCTGGTTTAGAGACAGTATGGTGCACAGACGCGACTCGGAAAGCTCTCCGTCTTTGTACTTACGTAGGCGCCTACGATATATGTACTTCCTTGCCAAGAACGTCaatccatacctctgcaccCTAGAGCAGAAGAGACTGCGTTGTACTCATCAGAAGACATCGCCTgctagacatttttttttttttttggggtagggtaggtgaatgcatttatgcacacagtattggactcccgattcgctaagtcgtcggactaccaactaaacacctccccatcgtcagagagctagcctggaaccgtttgtcacattacttcgggccagcccccgaactctcccgccttgcggagccttcaaatcagggaattcctttcaccaacgggaggggagaggaggaagggaactgtcagttcaaggaaccccctgccatccggctcctccaccggtcgagttctatcttcttagcaacgagaagggcccgaacgtaatg includes:
- the LOC119649856 gene encoding uncharacterized protein LOC119649856 isoform X3 codes for the protein MQTISDSSKGFIHLQFIIRFAGVIGMLQSLGWLGLSIMGITAHYCAFDKVNSEDQSVAAITQQTFYHMYFGTCGSSSKIDFNSLDKIALRLDYQQVNTWVWVYFAIHILWFCSSASLMRKVATNRLVLLNTILLIWVLITLAISAMDLGLGVLFGLDYGEILAVARTALYFDDSPEVASVLLAGMTSSISMMIIALRGFVLWVINVALLSYFFVQTFIISKAPTNVYGHDNEGFVSETQSDILRQPIDAYAPTNKEPDRNSGSVQLNVEPLKRANAMSVDSLLQRHYQRYPPDPDYSPQMVRSDTAATNQSNRPLKSALRNSRFQ
- the LOC119649856 gene encoding uncharacterized protein LOC119649856 isoform X1, yielding MQTISDSSKGFIHLQFIIRFAGVIGMLQSLGWLGLSIMGITAHYCAFDKVNSEDQSVAAITQQTFYHMYFGTCGSSSKIDFNSLDKIALRLDYQQVNTWVWVYFAIHILWFCSSASLMRKVATNRLVLLNTILLIWVLITLAISAMDLGLGVLFGLDYGEILAVARTALYFDDSPEVASVLLAGMTSSISMMIIALRGFVLWVINVALLSYFFVQTFIISKAPTNVYGHDNEGFVSETQSDILRQPIDAYAPTNKEPDRNSGSVQLNVEPLKRANAMSVDSLLQRHYQRYPPGNDTKEENDLPKKNGYAVLADTNTFKPYPPVPDPDYSPQMVRSDTAATNQSNRPLKSALRNSRFQ
- the LOC119649856 gene encoding uncharacterized protein LOC119649856 isoform X4 → MQTISDSSKGFIHLQFIIRFAGVIGMLQSLGWLGLSIMGITAHYCAFDKVNSEDQSVAAITQQTFYHMYFGTCGSSSKIDFNSLDKIALRLDYQQVNTWVWVYFAIHILWFCSSASLMRKVATNRLVLLNTILLIWVLITLAISAMDLGLGVLFGLDYGEILAVARTALYFDDSPEVASVLLAGMTSSISMMIIALRGFVLWVINVALLSYFFVQTFIISKAPTNVYGHDNEGFVSETQSDILRQPIDAYAPTNKEPDRNSGSVQLNVEPLKRANAMSVDSLLQRHYQRYPPDPDYSPQMISMMAIKGNNSKPMIEARSAL
- the LOC119649856 gene encoding uncharacterized protein LOC119649856 isoform X2, translated to MQTISDSSKGFIHLQFIIRFAGVIGMLQSLGWLGLSIMGITAHYCAFDKVNSEDQSVAAITQQTFYHMYFGTCGSSSKIDFNSLDKIALRLDYQQVNTWVWVYFAIHILWFCSSASLMRKVATNRLVLLNTILLIWVLITLAISAMDLGLGVLFGLDYGEILAVARTALYFDDSPEVASVLLAGMTSSISMMIIALRGFVLWVINVALLSYFFVQTFIISKAPTNVYGHDNEGFVSETQSDILRQPIDAYAPTNKEPDRNSGSVQLNVEPLKRANAMSVDSLLQRHYQRYPPGNDTKEENDLPKKNGYAVLADTNTFKPYPPVPDPDYSPQMISMMAIKGNNSKPMIEARSAL